A single Pirellulaceae bacterium DNA region contains:
- the argB gene encoding acetylglutamate kinase — protein sequence MIEAITKADTLIEAMGWIRQFRGKTTVIKLGGSLLEDKEAIQHLLLDVIFMETVGMKPVIVHGGGPSINRAMEQAGITPQWVRGRRVTDEATLAVVERVLAGEVTAFLTNEIERLGGRAVNLNFAGNTNVLFGERLLLDEGGEQLDLGFVGQVTRVDQAVIESVAYANQVPVIPSMCIDDHGQKYNVNADTAAMAVAQALGAEKLVFLSDVNGVRRDKHDPDSIIHSLTADQARQLIASGVIDSGMIPKIEACLATLQRGVRKVHIIDGRLRHSLLLEIYTTSGVGTEIVNRRDP from the coding sequence GTGATCGAAGCGATTACCAAAGCCGATACGTTGATCGAAGCCATGGGCTGGATTCGCCAGTTTCGCGGCAAGACCACCGTTATCAAACTGGGCGGCAGCCTGCTGGAAGATAAGGAAGCGATACAGCACCTGCTGCTGGACGTGATTTTTATGGAAACGGTGGGCATGAAACCGGTGATTGTGCACGGTGGTGGACCGAGCATCAATCGCGCGATGGAACAGGCCGGTATTACGCCACAATGGGTCAGGGGCCGACGAGTCACCGATGAGGCTACGCTGGCGGTTGTCGAGCGCGTTTTGGCCGGAGAAGTAACCGCTTTCCTGACTAACGAAATCGAACGGTTGGGTGGTCGAGCCGTGAATCTGAACTTCGCAGGCAATACCAATGTCCTCTTCGGCGAACGACTGTTGCTGGACGAGGGCGGTGAACAACTCGATCTGGGTTTTGTAGGCCAGGTGACGCGGGTTGACCAGGCGGTCATCGAGAGCGTGGCCTACGCCAATCAGGTGCCGGTGATACCGTCGATGTGCATTGATGATCACGGCCAAAAGTACAATGTCAATGCCGACACAGCCGCCATGGCGGTGGCGCAAGCGTTGGGAGCTGAGAAGCTGGTCTTTCTAAGCGACGTCAACGGTGTGCGACGCGACAAGCACGATCCAGATTCCATTATCCACTCGCTGACAGCGGACCAGGCGCGCCAGCTAATCGCCAGCGGTGTGATTGACTCGGGCATGATTCCCAAGATCGAAGCCTGTTTAGCAACGCTACAGCGCGGCGTACGCAAGGTACACATTATCGACGGTCGATTGCGACATTCGCTGCTGTTAGAGATTTACACTACCAGCGGTGTGGGCACCGAAATTGTTAATCGTCGCGACCCCTAG
- a CDS encoding flagellar basal body L-ring protein FlgH, with the protein MKTMLSSPRHRGPRTLGQTQLFSAAPLAPLYKLRQRFRIIALLITIVAAAVQTGMAQDSSLFHNPVVSQRPVFAATSQVVPPAPASDAASVPLQWQPQPASPAGFVGPGGAGVGGLPAMAQYTYQPPLPQRVLKIHDIVQIRVEEMARMTAEGIAQQRKNGLYEATLEDWVKLDGLRALRAASQTGEDPSVRGQTNQILRANSQLLTREALTFNIAAEIADIYPNGNIVLQARKEINVNDNRWEISLSGICKDSSIGSDNVVLSRDIIDLKIDKREAGQARDGYKRGWFAEWLGRFQPF; encoded by the coding sequence ATGAAGACTATGCTTTCCAGTCCCCGCCATCGCGGTCCGCGTACCTTGGGTCAAACCCAACTGTTTTCGGCAGCCCCGCTTGCCCCCCTCTACAAATTGCGACAACGGTTCAGAATCATCGCGCTGCTGATCACCATCGTTGCTGCGGCTGTGCAAACCGGTATGGCGCAAGATAGCAGTCTGTTTCACAATCCAGTGGTATCGCAGCGTCCAGTATTCGCAGCCACTTCCCAAGTAGTGCCGCCAGCCCCAGCCTCAGATGCTGCGAGTGTTCCCCTGCAGTGGCAGCCACAACCAGCCAGTCCCGCCGGCTTTGTCGGGCCAGGCGGTGCAGGCGTGGGAGGCTTGCCGGCTATGGCCCAATACACCTACCAACCACCGTTGCCGCAACGCGTCTTGAAGATCCACGATATCGTGCAGATTCGCGTCGAAGAAATGGCCAGGATGACAGCCGAAGGTATCGCCCAACAGCGCAAAAATGGACTGTACGAGGCTACTTTAGAGGATTGGGTAAAGCTGGATGGCTTGCGAGCACTTCGCGCCGCCAGCCAGACCGGTGAAGACCCGTCCGTGCGTGGGCAGACGAATCAAATCCTGCGTGCCAATTCCCAGTTGTTGACACGCGAAGCCTTGACCTTCAACATTGCTGCCGAGATCGCGGACATCTACCCCAATGGTAATATCGTGTTACAGGCACGCAAGGAAATCAACGTCAATGACAATCGCTGGGAGATATCGCTTAGCGGAATCTGCAAGGACTCGTCGATTGGCTCCGACAATGTTGTACTCAGTCGCGACATCATCGACTTGAAGATTGACAAGCGCGAAGCCGGTCAGGCTCGCGATGGTTATAAGCGCGGTTGGTTTGCGGAGTGGCTCGGTCGCTTTCAACCGTTTTAG
- a CDS encoding flagellar hook basal-body protein: MPYGLYLSAAGANAQNHRLEVVSHNLANVNTPGFKPQLAMLQARQSQAEQRGETGVNDSGVDRLGGGVGIQPSEIQFQQGPIRQTDRKTDFAINDKESFFVVQRGETELLTRAGNFMFDSQGSLVSQHGDPVLSASGGRIRIDPNLPFEVTSDGAIVQGGQRSILRLVKPQAVGDLVRVGDNLFQPLTNVTNVAPEQRHVSSGALENSAVEPTMAMMELIEASRVYEANIRMIQTQNDSLEQLISRVLR; this comes from the coding sequence ATGCCCTACGGTCTATATCTGTCGGCAGCGGGTGCCAACGCGCAGAATCACCGCTTGGAAGTAGTCAGCCATAACTTGGCAAACGTCAACACACCGGGATTCAAACCGCAATTAGCCATGCTGCAAGCGCGCCAATCTCAAGCCGAGCAGCGCGGCGAGACTGGGGTCAATGACTCGGGTGTAGATCGGTTGGGCGGTGGTGTCGGCATTCAACCGTCGGAAATTCAGTTCCAACAAGGCCCTATCCGACAAACCGATCGCAAGACCGACTTTGCCATCAACGACAAGGAATCCTTTTTCGTCGTGCAGCGTGGCGAGACAGAGCTGCTGACTCGCGCCGGCAACTTCATGTTCGACTCGCAAGGCAGCCTCGTATCTCAACATGGTGATCCGGTATTGTCCGCATCGGGGGGACGCATTCGCATCGACCCTAATCTCCCCTTTGAAGTCACCAGTGACGGTGCGATTGTACAAGGCGGGCAGAGAAGCATTCTGAGACTTGTCAAGCCGCAGGCTGTAGGTGATCTGGTTCGAGTGGGAGACAACCTATTTCAACCACTGACCAACGTTACCAACGTGGCCCCCGAACAGCGACACGTTTCCAGCGGAGCCCTGGAAAATTCAGCCGTCGAGCCCACTATGGCCATGATGGAATTAATCGAAGCCTCACGAGTCTATGAAGCCAACATCCGCATGATTCAAACTCAAAACGATTCACTCGAGCAGCTCATCAGTCGCGTTCTGCGTTAG
- a CDS encoding aspartate aminotransferase family protein translates to MQHPSSSACSDLFRQYVVPNYTRYPVNLVRGEGSLVWDSEGRQYLDLFPGWGCNLLGHCPPRVVEAVRHQVGQLIHVPNTWMTDLQGLWAKMLVERSFDAQAFFCNSGTEANEAAIKLARLQQGPERYKIITFQGGFHGRTYGALAATAQPKYHVGLGPMLAGFTYVPHGDLDQVGQRIDSSTAAIMIEPIQGEGGVRLASEGFLAGLRKLCDEHGLLLILDEVQTGCGRTGQWFGYQYFGVQPDIITLAKSLCGGIAGGAMLARREIAGSLRPGMHACTFGGNPISAAAGIAMIETIEQDGLLENCAIVSERFAQHLHALQESCPYIQQVRQAGVMIGMELGCEGAPVVAKCLEQGLLINCTQGNVLRLLPALNIELQQVDQAMEILSRAVCEVTEQIGSAETAVG, encoded by the coding sequence ATGCAACATCCTAGCTCGTCGGCCTGCAGCGATCTATTTCGCCAGTATGTGGTACCTAATTACACTCGCTATCCCGTCAACTTGGTTCGTGGCGAAGGCTCGCTGGTTTGGGATAGCGAAGGTCGCCAGTACTTGGACCTGTTTCCCGGCTGGGGCTGCAATTTGTTGGGGCATTGTCCACCGCGTGTAGTCGAAGCGGTGCGCCATCAAGTCGGACAATTGATTCACGTCCCGAATACGTGGATGACGGACCTTCAAGGCTTATGGGCCAAGATGTTGGTTGAGCGGAGCTTTGACGCACAGGCCTTCTTCTGCAATAGCGGTACCGAAGCTAACGAAGCGGCCATCAAGCTGGCTCGACTGCAGCAAGGCCCCGAACGTTACAAGATCATTACCTTTCAAGGCGGGTTTCACGGCCGCACTTACGGCGCGCTGGCGGCCACGGCACAGCCCAAGTATCACGTCGGGTTGGGACCGATGCTGGCCGGGTTTACCTATGTGCCTCACGGCGATCTGGATCAAGTCGGGCAGCGCATTGATTCGTCGACCGCAGCCATCATGATTGAACCAATCCAGGGCGAAGGTGGCGTGCGCTTGGCCTCAGAAGGATTTTTGGCAGGACTCAGGAAGTTGTGTGACGAGCACGGACTGTTGCTGATCTTAGATGAAGTTCAAACTGGTTGTGGCCGAACCGGACAATGGTTTGGCTATCAGTATTTTGGTGTCCAGCCGGATATCATCACGCTGGCCAAGAGCCTGTGCGGTGGAATCGCGGGTGGCGCGATGTTGGCACGGCGCGAAATCGCTGGTAGCCTGCGACCTGGCATGCATGCTTGTACGTTCGGTGGCAATCCGATCTCTGCCGCTGCCGGTATCGCCATGATCGAAACCATCGAGCAAGATGGCTTATTGGAAAACTGCGCAATCGTCTCCGAGCGATTTGCTCAACACTTGCACGCGCTGCAGGAAAGTTGCCCGTATATTCAGCAGGTTCGCCAAGCCGGTGTGATGATCGGAATGGAACTCGGTTGCGAAGGCGCGCCGGTGGTTGCCAAATGTTTGGAGCAGGGTCTGTTGATCAACTGCACTCAGGGCAATGTTTTGCGGCTACTTCCGGCCTTAAATATTGAACTGCAGCAAGTTGACCAAGCGATGGAGATTCTGTCGCGTGCGGTCTGTGAAGTGACCGAGCAGATCGGCTCTGCAGAAACCGCAGTTGGGTAG
- a CDS encoding prolyl oligopeptidase family serine peptidase → MRLSICVLTFIACLAHATWLPADGPFPYQRTKDIVYGEIHGTGLLMDVFVPTGTPNGRAIVDIASGAWFSDRGKINDHERAQVFNVLCSRGYSVFAIRPGSKTKYTLKEMDQHVKLGIRRVKQLAEEYGFDAGKLGLTGASAGGHLATLAAYTPESAKAESRDELERKYDTSVAAVAVFFPPTDFVEWRPGDVINRGVLGVAIGSSGNGLVDRMPKMSVEDLTAMAKEISPLHRYSTSKVPLLTIHGDADPVVHISHSEKLVKKISDSGGSAELIVVPGGAHPWPTIHEEVKVIADWFDKQLQ, encoded by the coding sequence ATGCGACTATCAATCTGTGTACTGACATTCATTGCGTGCCTCGCTCATGCCACTTGGCTGCCGGCAGACGGTCCCTTTCCCTATCAGCGTACCAAGGACATCGTGTATGGCGAAATCCATGGTACCGGATTGTTAATGGACGTGTTTGTTCCGACGGGAACGCCCAATGGTCGGGCAATTGTGGACATCGCCAGTGGAGCATGGTTTTCCGATCGTGGCAAGATTAACGATCACGAACGCGCCCAAGTATTCAATGTCCTGTGTTCACGGGGCTACAGTGTATTTGCCATTCGCCCCGGCTCGAAAACCAAATATACGCTCAAGGAGATGGACCAGCACGTCAAGTTAGGCATTCGCCGTGTGAAACAGTTGGCCGAAGAGTACGGCTTTGATGCTGGCAAGCTCGGATTGACCGGTGCATCGGCTGGCGGCCATTTGGCTACGCTGGCTGCGTATACGCCGGAGTCGGCTAAAGCCGAATCCCGCGACGAACTGGAACGCAAATATGACACGTCGGTTGCCGCCGTGGCCGTGTTTTTTCCGCCAACCGATTTTGTGGAGTGGAGACCAGGCGATGTGATCAATCGAGGTGTTTTGGGAGTCGCTATTGGAAGCAGTGGCAATGGGCTGGTCGATCGAATGCCCAAGATGTCGGTGGAGGATTTGACCGCCATGGCCAAGGAGATTTCTCCCTTGCACCGCTACAGTACCAGCAAGGTACCGTTGCTGACGATTCATGGGGACGCGGACCCGGTCGTGCATATTTCTCATTCGGAAAAGCTGGTCAAGAAAATCAGCGACTCTGGTGGTAGCGCAGAACTGATTGTTGTGCCGGGAGGGGCGCATCCCTGGCCAACGATCCACGAAGAAGTCAAGGTCATCGCCGACTGGTTCGACAAGCAATTGCAGTAG
- the pgtP gene encoding phosphoglycerate transporter protein PgtP translates to MFSFLKPAVAASPLPPDRVSSTYRRLRIQVFAGIFIGYAAYYLVRKNFSLAIPDIMGEHPEYTKAQLGMAMTGLSFAYGLSKFLMGSVSDRSNARGFLTIGLLLSCSITLLFGFVPAIYTSLTLMIALMALNGWVQGMGWPPCGKTMVHWFSTRERGRVVATWNIAHNVGGGLVAGIALAGVALTGEWSAKFYFNAFIALLLAVVTWLLMRDTPQSSGLPPIEVYRNDYPPDYSEHSERTLSFRQIFIGHVLNNPFLWAIAVANAFAYFVRYGIVDWVPTYLQIEKGFSFKDSSVAWSLFEYAAIPGTLLCGWVSDRIFGGRRAPATILFMGLTLLGVVMYSLNRQGPLWIDQLALITIGFFVYGPIMMIGLHALDLVPKKAAGTAAGFTGFFGYVFGSAVAGTGVGWIADRFGWNGVFVAMIVCCIATMACCALTLSHRADSHSRDK, encoded by the coding sequence ATGTTCTCTTTTTTGAAACCAGCGGTCGCAGCCAGTCCCCTGCCACCGGATCGCGTTTCCAGCACTTATCGCCGCCTGAGAATCCAGGTATTCGCTGGTATTTTCATCGGCTACGCAGCCTACTATCTCGTGCGCAAGAACTTCAGTCTGGCAATTCCCGACATCATGGGCGAGCATCCTGAGTACACCAAAGCACAACTCGGTATGGCGATGACCGGACTGTCGTTTGCCTATGGACTGTCGAAGTTTCTGATGGGTTCTGTTTCGGATCGTAGCAACGCCCGCGGCTTTCTAACGATTGGTTTGTTGCTTTCGTGTAGCATCACGTTGCTGTTTGGATTTGTACCAGCTATCTATACTTCGCTGACATTGATGATCGCGCTGATGGCACTTAACGGCTGGGTCCAAGGCATGGGCTGGCCACCATGCGGCAAGACAATGGTGCATTGGTTTAGTACTCGCGAACGCGGCCGTGTGGTGGCAACCTGGAATATTGCGCACAATGTGGGTGGTGGTCTGGTAGCTGGAATTGCACTGGCCGGTGTGGCCCTAACAGGAGAGTGGAGCGCCAAGTTCTATTTCAATGCCTTCATCGCCTTGCTGTTGGCGGTTGTTACCTGGCTGCTCATGCGTGATACTCCACAAAGTAGTGGCCTGCCGCCCATAGAAGTATACCGTAATGACTATCCGCCGGATTACTCAGAGCATTCTGAGCGCACGTTGTCGTTTCGCCAGATATTCATTGGCCACGTACTCAACAATCCATTTCTGTGGGCTATCGCAGTGGCCAATGCGTTCGCCTACTTTGTGCGTTACGGAATCGTCGATTGGGTACCGACCTATCTGCAAATCGAAAAAGGTTTCTCCTTCAAAGACTCGAGTGTGGCTTGGTCGTTGTTTGAGTACGCTGCCATACCCGGGACGCTCTTGTGCGGTTGGGTCTCCGACCGTATCTTCGGCGGTCGCCGCGCTCCGGCCACCATCCTATTTATGGGACTGACGCTGCTGGGTGTCGTCATGTATAGCTTGAATCGACAGGGCCCGCTGTGGATTGATCAGCTAGCTTTGATTACCATCGGCTTCTTCGTTTACGGTCCCATCATGATGATTGGCTTGCACGCTCTGGATCTAGTACCCAAAAAGGCGGCTGGGACCGCAGCCGGGTTCACCGGCTTCTTCGGCTACGTATTCGGCTCGGCGGTGGCTGGCACCGGTGTCGGCTGGATCGCCGACCGTTTTGGTTGGAATGGAGTGTTCGTAGCCATGATCGTCTGCTGCATCGCAACCATGGCGTGTTGCGCTTTGACACTGTCGCACCGTGCCGATAGCCACAGCCGCGACAAGTAA
- the flgG gene encoding flagellar basal-body rod protein FlgG: MSIQTLYTAATGMDAMQTKLDVIANNLANINTTGFKKDRVNFEDLLYRNHVMPGMLDANQSPTPTGTQVGLGTRVQSTNTDFRQGAFQETGRMLDIAIEGPGFLQVLDPQSQGVLFTRSGNLDINANGQLVIGSAHTGRLVEPAISIPADATSVEISASGQVMVRTPGSVELQQIGQLQMASFINPDGLLKMGENMYQQTDASSQAVLGDPGTNGLGVIRQRTLEASNVEPVQELIDLITTQRGFELNSQAIQAGDQLLQQINNLRR; this comes from the coding sequence ATGAGTATCCAAACTCTATACACCGCCGCGACCGGCATGGATGCAATGCAGACCAAGCTGGACGTGATCGCCAACAACCTGGCCAACATCAACACCACTGGCTTCAAGAAAGATCGGGTCAATTTCGAGGACTTGTTGTACCGCAATCATGTGATGCCTGGCATGTTGGACGCCAACCAATCTCCGACTCCTACCGGTACGCAGGTCGGACTAGGCACCCGTGTACAGAGCACCAATACCGACTTCCGCCAAGGTGCCTTCCAGGAAACGGGCCGCATGTTGGATATTGCCATCGAAGGCCCAGGATTCTTGCAGGTGCTGGATCCGCAGTCACAGGGGGTGCTGTTTACTCGCTCTGGTAATTTGGACATTAACGCCAATGGTCAATTAGTGATTGGATCGGCGCATACAGGCCGGTTGGTCGAGCCAGCCATCTCCATTCCGGCAGACGCTACATCTGTAGAAATCAGCGCCTCCGGGCAAGTCATGGTGCGCACACCGGGTTCGGTCGAGCTGCAACAAATTGGGCAGTTGCAAATGGCCAGCTTCATCAACCCGGATGGTCTACTGAAGATGGGCGAGAACATGTACCAGCAGACCGACGCCAGTAGCCAGGCTGTCTTGGGCGACCCAGGTACGAACGGGCTAGGGGTGATACGCCAGAGAACTTTAGAAGCTTCCAATGTTGAACCGGTTCAGGAATTGATCGACTTGATTACGACGCAGCGCGGTTTTGAACTCAATTCACAGGCCATCCAAGCCGGCGATCAACTATTGCAACAAATTAACAACCTTCGACGCTAG
- the arfB gene encoding aminoacyl-tRNA hydrolase — protein MSPSRSSATFIVPEDQLEWSFARSSGPGGQNVNKVSSKATLRWKPCSDLLTPGALKRFQIRAKRYLTDEGLVVIQSQEHRDRLQNMQSCRIKLQTMLEASVTPPKRRVSTRPTKASRLRRLDNKKRQSDKKSGRRVVD, from the coding sequence GTGAGTCCTAGCCGATCGAGTGCGACTTTCATCGTGCCCGAGGATCAACTCGAGTGGAGTTTTGCCCGCAGCAGCGGTCCGGGTGGGCAGAACGTCAATAAAGTCAGCTCCAAGGCGACGTTGCGCTGGAAGCCATGCTCAGACCTGTTGACGCCAGGTGCCTTGAAACGCTTTCAAATCCGAGCCAAACGTTATCTGACGGATGAAGGCTTGGTCGTCATTCAGTCTCAAGAGCATCGCGACCGACTTCAGAATATGCAGTCCTGTCGAATAAAGCTGCAAACGATGCTGGAAGCCTCGGTTACCCCCCCTAAACGAAGGGTGTCAACTCGGCCTACAAAGGCGTCTCGATTGCGGCGTTTGGACAATAAGAAGCGGCAGTCGGACAAGAAAAGCGGGCGGCGCGTTGTCGATTAA
- the argF gene encoding ornithine carbamoyltransferase translates to MRHFISLLDITQPELQTILNLGLQVKSLLQRGVRPVWLPQRVLAMIFEKPSLRTRVSFEAGIAQLGGLGMYLGKDVGWPDRESAADFIRVLAEYVDFVVCRLRSHAAVVELASFDCVPIINGLTDQDHPCQALGDLMTIYESSSTVAGKSLTFIGDGNNVSQSLARACAMVGIRFRLLGPSDYFLQPSVVQQITQHYPAADIVQTEDSALALTDADFVYTDVWTSMGQEAESAERIAAFSPFQLNARLMAKARPDCKILHCLPARRGQEITDEVIDSPNSLVVRQAGNRMHAQKGLLLWLALQHGQVAAAELQQSGIQL, encoded by the coding sequence ATGAGGCACTTTATTTCGTTACTCGACATTACTCAACCAGAGTTGCAGACCATTCTGAATTTGGGGCTGCAAGTCAAATCGCTGTTGCAGCGCGGCGTTCGCCCAGTGTGGCTGCCGCAACGTGTGCTGGCAATGATCTTTGAAAAGCCAAGCTTGCGAACGCGAGTCAGCTTTGAAGCCGGTATCGCACAACTGGGTGGGTTGGGTATGTATCTTGGCAAGGACGTGGGCTGGCCCGACCGCGAATCAGCCGCCGACTTCATTCGCGTGTTGGCTGAATATGTCGATTTTGTGGTCTGTCGATTGCGTTCACACGCAGCGGTGGTTGAATTGGCCAGCTTTGACTGTGTGCCAATTATCAATGGGTTAACGGATCAAGACCACCCCTGCCAGGCGCTGGGTGATCTGATGACGATTTACGAATCCTCGTCTACCGTGGCTGGCAAGTCGCTGACGTTTATTGGCGACGGCAACAATGTTTCGCAATCGCTGGCCCGGGCTTGTGCCATGGTGGGCATACGCTTTCGACTTTTGGGACCGAGCGATTACTTTCTCCAGCCATCAGTCGTGCAGCAGATCACCCAGCACTATCCAGCCGCAGACATCGTTCAAACAGAAGATTCAGCATTGGCCTTAACGGATGCCGACTTTGTGTATACCGATGTCTGGACCAGCATGGGGCAAGAAGCTGAATCCGCGGAACGCATCGCCGCCTTTTCGCCCTTCCAACTCAATGCGCGATTGATGGCCAAGGCTCGACCAGACTGCAAGATCCTGCACTGCCTGCCCGCGAGACGCGGTCAGGAAATTACAGACGAAGTCATCGACAGCCCCAATAGCTTGGTCGTTCGGCAAGCCGGCAATCGAATGCACGCGCAGAAGGGACTCTTGCTATGGCTGGCCCTGCAACACGGACAAGTGGCTGCAGCCGAATTGCAACAGTCCGGCATTCAGTTGTAA
- the flgA gene encoding flagellar basal body P-ring formation protein FlgA, translating to MQTAISTLTIRNRSAAIACLMLILCALASPQSCTATDQILMRFYTDPTIAGDIVRLKDLVEIVAGSSESLDKLKEMPLGPAPRPGTMQTWQRSDVVQHLELRGVHPKSIRWTGKDSTSLQGIEAAGAVDANSLTPAFVDQRIAQTARTNVTTAIKEYLNLRSHNRTDWRVELELPGQYLKTLQSRGNLISVSGGQAPWTGPQDLVLQIKQHGKVLSLPIQAIVELPPQVVVASGPLRRDQFLTEEMLSYAPLPTNIQDQKCFTDIQQLVGKQLRRSVSTNQPLTEELVGDPIVVQRNELVEVESISGAVVVRTSAKSLGAGSVGQLIDIELHNRKRLMATVMGPSKVRIAAVAQTAADR from the coding sequence ATGCAAACTGCCATCAGCACCCTGACCATCCGAAACCGATCGGCAGCGATCGCCTGTCTGATGCTGATTCTCTGCGCGTTAGCAAGTCCGCAATCGTGCACAGCGACCGATCAGATCTTGATGCGTTTCTACACCGATCCAACTATTGCGGGCGATATCGTGCGACTCAAGGATCTCGTGGAAATCGTTGCTGGCAGTTCCGAGTCGCTCGACAAGCTTAAAGAGATGCCGCTCGGCCCAGCTCCGCGACCGGGTACGATGCAAACTTGGCAGCGCAGCGACGTAGTACAACATCTGGAACTGCGCGGCGTTCATCCCAAGAGTATTCGCTGGACCGGCAAGGATTCGACGAGTTTGCAAGGAATCGAAGCGGCTGGGGCGGTTGACGCCAACTCGCTGACTCCGGCTTTCGTCGATCAGCGCATCGCGCAAACGGCTCGTACCAATGTGACTACAGCCATCAAGGAATATCTGAATCTCCGTTCACACAACCGCACAGATTGGCGTGTCGAATTGGAGTTGCCCGGCCAGTATCTCAAGACGCTGCAATCCAGAGGGAACTTGATATCCGTCAGTGGTGGCCAAGCACCTTGGACGGGCCCACAAGACCTAGTGCTACAAATTAAGCAACATGGCAAAGTCCTAAGCCTGCCCATCCAGGCAATCGTCGAACTACCGCCACAAGTCGTGGTAGCCAGTGGACCGTTGCGACGGGATCAATTCCTGACAGAAGAGATGCTCAGCTACGCTCCTCTACCAACCAATATTCAAGATCAGAAGTGCTTTACCGATATCCAACAATTGGTCGGCAAGCAATTGCGGCGCAGCGTCAGTACCAATCAGCCTCTGACAGAAGAACTGGTGGGAGACCCGATCGTAGTTCAACGTAATGAATTGGTCGAAGTCGAATCGATTTCCGGAGCCGTTGTGGTGCGCACATCAGCCAAGAGTCTCGGCGCGGGCTCGGTGGGCCAGTTGATCGATATCGAACTTCACAATCGCAAGCGACTGATGGCGACCGTCATGGGGCCTTCCAAAGTCCGCATCGCGGCGGTAGCGCAAACTGCAGCTGATAGGTGA
- a CDS encoding Gfo/Idh/MocA family oxidoreductase: MNQPAFAGPTDRRRFLKTAAATGAAVALPTIIPASALGRDGAVPPSERIIVGGIGIGNRGAYDLGCFMEQSDVQFAAVCDIKESRRQTIKKLVDDKYGTQACTMHRDFRELLDRDDIDAVLIATGPNWHATMTAYAARAGKDIYCEKPCTKNIAQSIALADMIERTGRIFQAGTQRRNLPHFAFACQLARTGRLGKLKKVYAHPAGMTAISSGWMPEEAEPNPEEIDWNTYLGPAAWRPFNAKQLNGFHFEKGGGLVGGGVLEWGSHTVDLCQWAVGDCPPPVEYRPPENEEIVCTYADGVQLIFREKNWIPLGSCPVRFEGETGWVEAGDSGKIVLSSPELLAGRTVEEIGGYPATFHVRDFLDCVKTRSQPKGNAIAAARAHVVCHAANVALFLERAVKLDVDKYEFKDDPHANRLRGEALREPWRI; encoded by the coding sequence ATGAATCAACCAGCTTTTGCCGGTCCTACGGATCGTCGACGTTTTCTTAAAACTGCGGCTGCAACTGGTGCTGCTGTAGCATTGCCCACGATCATTCCAGCCTCGGCCTTGGGACGCGACGGTGCCGTGCCACCCAGCGAACGGATCATTGTCGGCGGCATTGGCATCGGCAATCGTGGTGCATACGACTTGGGCTGTTTCATGGAACAGTCGGACGTCCAATTCGCCGCGGTATGCGATATCAAGGAGTCGCGGCGGCAAACCATTAAAAAATTGGTGGACGACAAATACGGCACACAGGCCTGCACCATGCACCGCGACTTTCGCGAACTGTTGGATCGCGACGATATTGACGCTGTGCTGATCGCGACCGGTCCGAACTGGCACGCCACGATGACCGCTTACGCGGCTCGGGCCGGCAAAGATATCTATTGCGAAAAGCCCTGCACCAAGAATATTGCTCAAAGCATCGCACTTGCGGACATGATTGAACGCACGGGGCGCATTTTTCAGGCCGGCACGCAGCGTCGCAATTTGCCGCATTTTGCCTTTGCCTGCCAATTGGCGCGCACCGGTCGCTTGGGCAAACTGAAGAAAGTGTATGCTCACCCGGCTGGCATGACCGCGATTTCCAGCGGCTGGATGCCGGAAGAGGCCGAGCCCAATCCTGAAGAGATCGACTGGAATACCTATTTGGGACCGGCCGCTTGGCGACCCTTTAATGCCAAGCAGCTCAACGGCTTCCACTTTGAAAAAGGTGGTGGCCTGGTCGGCGGCGGCGTTCTGGAATGGGGTTCGCACACGGTGGACCTGTGCCAGTGGGCCGTTGGCGATTGTCCACCGCCGGTCGAATACCGTCCGCCCGAAAATGAGGAGATTGTTTGTACCTACGCTGATGGAGTGCAGTTGATCTTCCGTGAGAAGAACTGGATTCCGTTGGGTTCCTGCCCAGTGCGTTTCGAAGGCGAAACAGGGTGGGTCGAGGCGGGAGACAGTGGCAAAATAGTTCTCAGCTCTCCTGAACTGCTGGCTGGTCGCACCGTCGAAGAGATCGGCGGTTATCCAGCGACGTTCCATGTGCGCGATTTTCTGGACTGTGTTAAGACACGCAGTCAGCCCAAAGGCAACGCTATCGCAGCGGCTCGCGCGCACGTCGTGTGCCATGCCGCTAACGTTGCGCTGTTTTTGGAACGTGCGGTCAAGCTGGATGTCGATAAGTATGAATTCAAAGACGATCCGCATGCCAACCGCCTGCGTGGTGAAGCTCTGCGCGAGCCCTGGCGCATTTGA